ACGCGCGCTGCAGAGGTTGTCCGTCCAACCAGACCGAGTCGCTTCCCGCCACGATGAGGCTGTCTGGCAAGGGGAACGAAAGCCGTGTGCCATCTGCCACCAGAAGCACATCTTTTTCGAACAGGGTGGTGCTCTGGGCTAGGCCCAACTGCACCATGGCGAGAAGAAGCGCCATCCCTAGGAGCCCGCGTGCCCACCGCCCGCCTGCGGGTAATGCAGCAGCTCGTGAGGGGCGCGTGTTATTGCCCGAGGACTTCAAAGACCTGCACCCTACAGTTCCCCCCGTCCAGCACGTAGACCCATCCCGCCCTCACCGTCACGTCGGAGGGACGCCTGAAGGCCCCCAACTTTTCCCCACTGCTGCCCCACTGCCCTAAAAGCCGCCCTTCCGTGGAGAATGCCACGATCCGATCGTTGCCGCTGTCGGCTACCCACACGTTTCCCCGCACGTCGACGGCCACCCCAACCGGTTCCCGGAGCACACCGGCCCCGATCTCGCGGACAAAGTTCCCGTAGTAGTCGTAGACTAACACTCGACCGGCGCCTGCGTCGGCGGCATAGACCAGGTCTTTGCCGCTGACTGCCACCTGCGCCGGGCGCTCCAGACGCCCCTGCGCCCAGCGAAAGTCGCCGAAGCTCAGCTCCGGCGTACCGAAAGAGTTGACCTTCAGCAGCCGCCGATTCTCGCCGTCAACGATGAACAACTCACCGTGCGTGGAGATGGCCACGCTCAGGGGAAAACCGAAGCGGAGCCCCTCCGGGCTGGCGTCGTCAGAGTAGAAGGAAGAAATGTAGTTCAGGTGGGCGTCGTAGCGTTCGATGCGCTCGTTATTATAGTCGGCCACAAACACGTCCAGGCCAGTGGAGGCGCAGACGTCCAGCGGGCGATCGAACTGCTCCCGCCCCCAGCCAAAGCCTCCTACCTGCCTGAGAAAGCGTCCGTACCGATCGAATTTCTGGACCCGGTTGTTGCCGGTATCGGCGATGTAGACATTGCCCTCCGGGTCGATGGCAATGCCGCTGGGGTTACGGAATTGGCCGGCCTGGTCGCCTTCGCTGCCAAACGCAAAGAGCAGCCGCAGGTCAAGCACAGAGGGAGACTGCCCATCCACCTCGCCCACTACCGCACTGAGGGCCAGCACGCAGACAATCAGAGACCGCATACCGAGCTCACCCCTCCACATGCGTCACCGCTGCCTCTGCACTTCTTCGTAGCAAAGATACGCCATTGCCGGAACAATGTCAATAGGTTTTTGCCCGCTGTGGGCAAGACGGGCAACCATTTCTCTTGATTTTCAACACGAGAATGCATAAAATTGTGGCGAAGCAGCCAGAACAACTCCTATGAGGACTCTGGTATTCGGGCCGGAGGAAGGCAATGAAACGAGTACGCAGGCTCGGCGTGTTCGTTTCCCTGGTTTGTATCTGCTGCGCCCTTTCGGGAGGCGCTCACGGAAGTGCGGCAGACAAAAAGGAAGTGCAACTGCTGAGCGTGCAGCGCATTTGGGACACAGCACCCCACAATGCCTTCACCGACCTCATCCGCTTCCGTAGTAGGTGGTACCTCGTCTGTCGCGAGGGCGAGGACCACATCTCCTTCGACGGAATCCTACGCGTTTTGAGCTCAAAGGACGGGCGGCACTGGAATTCCATGGCCGTTTTGGAGGTACCAGGCGCAGACCTGCGAGACGGCAAGCTCTCAGTCACCCCTGAAGGAATTCTCATGCTCATTGCCGGTGCCCGTCGCCAAACCGAGCCCCACACGTTTGAAACCATGGTCTGGTTTTCCGACAACGGCGGACGGTGGCGCGGTCCAACCAAGGTGGCCGATCCAGACTACTGGCTCTGGCGCGTCACTTGGCACAAGGGCCTCTGCTACGGCATCGGTTATTCCTGTGGGGCCCGTCACAACATACGGCTCTACACCAGTCGAGACGGGCGTGAGTTTAGCACCCTCGTGTCCACGCTGTACGACCGCGACTATGCAAACGAAACATCCATTGTCTTTGTCGAGAACGACACTGCGGTGTGTTTGTTGCGCCGGGACCCTGAGCAAGGGCTTTTGGGCATCTCTGCACCGCCCTACACCGACTGGCGCTGGGTGCCACTTGGTGCGCGGATCGGCGGTCCGCACATGCTGCGCCTTCCGGACGGACGACTGCTGGCAGCTGTGCGCCTCTACGATGAGCGCCAGCGCACCGCACTCTGTTGGGTGGATCGCCGCCAGGGGAGGCTCACCGAGTGCCTCACTCTCCCCTCAGGGGGCGATACGAGCTACCCAGGTCTGGTCTGGTACAAGGACACACTGTGGGTGAGTTACTACTCCTCCCATGAAGGAAAGGCGGCCGTGTACCTGGCACAAGTGAAGGTGCCACTTGTGCAGAAGAGGCCCACTTGAAGAGCGGAGGCATAACCGCTCTCATGTGGCCTGTCCACAGCCGAGCACTAAGGACAGCTGCCCAACGAAGCAGGAGGAGCCCATGACGAACCACGAGATTGCGCGCATCCTGCTGCACATCGCCGACATTCTGGACATCCAGGGTGAGAATCCCTTCAAAGTGCGGGCCTATGTGCGGGCAGCCCAGACTCTGGAGGGTCTTACCTACGAGGTGAGTACCCTTGCTGACCCAGGACAGCTGCGCGAGTTACCGGGCATTGGCGAGGCAATCGCCAAGAAGATTACCGAGCTGCTCACCACCGGCAGCCTGCGCTACTACGAGGAACTTAAGCAGTCGCCCTATGCCAAGCTCACGGACCTTCTCCGCGTCCCTGGCATGGGGCCAAAACACGTCCGCCTGGTCTACGACCAATTGGGGGTGAGCACCATTGAGCAACTCAAGCAGGCTGCCGAGCAGGGGAGGCTCCGCGCACTGCCTGGCTTGGGGGAAAAGTCCGAGCAAAAAATCCTTGAAGGGATCGACCAGGTCCTCCGCTTCCAGGAGCGGATGCCGCTGGGCTTGGTGCTTCCGCAGGCAAAGGCCATCGTGGAGCGCCTGCTGGAGGTGAAAGAGGTACAACAGGCCTCGCTGGCCGGCTCACTGCGGCGCATGAAGGAGACGGTTGCCGACGTGGACATCCTCGTGGCGTCCACAGAGCCGGAACCGGTGATGGAGGCGTTCACCCATCTGCCCGAAGTCGACAGGGTGCTCAGCAAGGGAAGCACCAAATCGAGCGTGGTCACCAGAGACGGCTTCCAGGTGGACGTGCGCGTGGTGCCGCCCGAAAGCTTTGGCGCCGCGCAACACTACTTCACCGGTTCCAAGGCGCACAATATCCACATCCGCTCGCTGGGCGTGGACCGCGGCCTGAAGATCAACGAGTACGGGGTATTCAGGGGCGAAGAGCTGGTCGGCGGCGCAACCGAGGAGGAGGTTTTTGCCGCCGTGGGGCTGCCGTGGATTCCTCCCGAGTTGCGGGAAGATCAGGGAGAGATCGAGGCCGCTGCCGAGGGACGTCTGCCGCGCCTAGTTTCGCAGGAAGACTTGCGCGGCGACCTCCATGTGCACTCTGACTGGACAGACGGGGCCGACACCATCGAAGCCATGGCTGCAGCCGCCCAGGGCAAAGGCTACGCCTACCTCGCCATCTGCGACCACTCGCCCACCGTGGGCATTACCAATGGCCTGACCCCGGAGCGGCTCCTGGCGCAGATGGCCGAAATCGACGCTCTCAACCAACGCCTGGCCGCCGAAGGTAACCCCTTTCGCCTGCTAAAAGGCATCGAGGTCGACATCCGCCCGGACGGCACACTGGACCTGCCCGAGGACCTTTTGGCCCGCCTGGACATCGTCGTGGCGGCCGTGCACACCCGCTTCACCCTCAGCGTCGAGGAGATGACCCGACGCATCGTCCGCGCCATCGAAAATCCCGTGGTGGATGTGCTCGCGCACCCCACCGGCCGCCTCATCGGGCGCAGGGAGGCCTACCAGGTGGACATCGACCGCCTCATCGACGCCTGCCGCGCCAACGGCAAGGCCTTAGAGCTCAACGCTTACCCCGAACGACTGGACCTCTCTGACCTCCACTGCAGGAAGGCCAAGGACAAGGGCGTGAAGGTGGCCATCTCCACGGATGCGCATCGCCAGGGGAACTTGGAATGGATGGCCTACGGCCTTGCCACTGCCCGCCGCGGCTGGCTGGAGCCACAGGATGTGCTGAACTGCATGGCACTGGGGGAGCTGATGGGGTGGTTGAAGAGGTAGCGGAGAAGCGTTCGCGCCCTCCCGCAGATGGGTAGGAGGGAGCGCCTCGCTTCTGGCAAACCATACAACCGCTGATCTTCGGCGATCAACTCGTTTCGGTCCTCGCAAACGAGTTCGCCACCCTGCAGGCCTGTTCGAGACAGTCTCGGACTTTTGCCTGGGGCAACATTGGCTCACCATCAGCGTCTATCAGCGGTGAGCGCCTCAAAGGCTGGGCGGCGTGGTAAGAGCGATGGTTCCCCTGGCTAGCCCAGTCTTTATCTCTGCTTTCCGAACACGACCCGCAGGCCCAAGTTCACTCGTCTGCCCACGTCCCAGGCACTGGGATCGCCCAGCTCACCACCTGGCTTGCCATCCGAGGCCACCCACAAGATGTTGGCGCGGTCCAAAATGTTGCGCACGTCAAGGTAACAGCTCAACGTCGCCCAACCGGCAAGGCGAAGGTCCTTGGAGAACTTGACGTCCAGGTAAGACACCTCTTGCATGCGCCGGTTGTTGGGGGTGAGTTTAGTGGAGAGGTCAGGCAGAATGCCGGTGCGGGAGGGGTAGTAGGTATAAGGCCGCGGCGAGTTCCAGCGCCATACTACATTGATCCCCCAGTTGCGTGGCTTGCCCACGAATCCCTCCACAACCAGTGTAT
This genomic window from candidate division KSB1 bacterium contains:
- a CDS encoding NHL repeat-containing protein, with the translated sequence MRSLIVCVLALSAVVGEVDGQSPSVLDLRLLFAFGSEGDQAGQFRNPSGIAIDPEGNVYIADTGNNRVQKFDRYGRFLRQVGGFGWGREQFDRPLDVCASTGLDVFVADYNNERIERYDAHLNYISSFYSDDASPEGLRFGFPLSVAISTHGELFIVDGENRRLLKVNSFGTPELSFGDFRWAQGRLERPAQVAVSGKDLVYAADAGAGRVLVYDYYGNFVREIGAGVLREPVGVAVDVRGNVWVADSGNDRIVAFSTEGRLLGQWGSSGEKLGAFRRPSDVTVRAGWVYVLDGGNCRVQVFEVLGQ
- a CDS encoding exo-alpha-sialidase, translating into MKRVRRLGVFVSLVCICCALSGGAHGSAADKKEVQLLSVQRIWDTAPHNAFTDLIRFRSRWYLVCREGEDHISFDGILRVLSSKDGRHWNSMAVLEVPGADLRDGKLSVTPEGILMLIAGARRQTEPHTFETMVWFSDNGGRWRGPTKVADPDYWLWRVTWHKGLCYGIGYSCGARHNIRLYTSRDGREFSTLVSTLYDRDYANETSIVFVENDTAVCLLRRDPEQGLLGISAPPYTDWRWVPLGARIGGPHMLRLPDGRLLAAVRLYDERQRTALCWVDRRQGRLTECLTLPSGGDTSYPGLVWYKDTLWVSYYSSHEGKAAVYLAQVKVPLVQKRPT
- the polX gene encoding DNA polymerase/3'-5' exonuclease PolX, which gives rise to MTNHEIARILLHIADILDIQGENPFKVRAYVRAAQTLEGLTYEVSTLADPGQLRELPGIGEAIAKKITELLTTGSLRYYEELKQSPYAKLTDLLRVPGMGPKHVRLVYDQLGVSTIEQLKQAAEQGRLRALPGLGEKSEQKILEGIDQVLRFQERMPLGLVLPQAKAIVERLLEVKEVQQASLAGSLRRMKETVADVDILVASTEPEPVMEAFTHLPEVDRVLSKGSTKSSVVTRDGFQVDVRVVPPESFGAAQHYFTGSKAHNIHIRSLGVDRGLKINEYGVFRGEELVGGATEEEVFAAVGLPWIPPELREDQGEIEAAAEGRLPRLVSQEDLRGDLHVHSDWTDGADTIEAMAAAAQGKGYAYLAICDHSPTVGITNGLTPERLLAQMAEIDALNQRLAAEGNPFRLLKGIEVDIRPDGTLDLPEDLLARLDIVVAAVHTRFTLSVEEMTRRIVRAIENPVVDVLAHPTGRLIGRREAYQVDIDRLIDACRANGKALELNAYPERLDLSDLHCRKAKDKGVKVAISTDAHRQGNLEWMAYGLATARRGWLEPQDVLNCMALGELMGWLKR